The genomic stretch GATGTCAATTGTAAGATGATTATCATGACCCCAAATTATCAATTACAATTACCAATTATCATCCTGGGCTTATTTTTGGAGTTTAAAAGTTACCTCCATGGCTGTGTGTGTCAAAGGACATGAGCTGCTGAATTTCTGGCTCTGGTATGATTGAAATCATGGCAGATCCAGAAACTGATGCCCAATTCCAGTTCACtggtattaaaaatatttcagcttTTAAACTCTCACAGGTAGAAAAAATTTTGTACTGGCTACATATGGAGGCATTGCTTTGATTATCCTATATTTCAAGTTAAGGTCTAAAAAATCTCCAGCTGTGAGAGCAACATAAATGGATTCTAAATTATGTGTACCTCATCCATTAAGTTCTCATGCCTGGAGAAGCTAATGTCAACTCATCAAGTGATATTCAATTTGCACAACAAATTatgaatctggaaaaaaaaagttacttccACAGGGCATGGGACAATCTGAAACCCAGCTGTCAGGAGCATCTGACATTTTTCGACGTGATTGTGGCTTGAGGTCAGAAATATTTCTTCGTTTCCTAGAAAATGAAGATTATTGTCTTGTTCTCCCCACTGTGCAGGGGGAGATTTttgggaagaaaaggggaaaggagatGACGCCACCTTCTTGAAAGGGCAGACTTGGGGCCTTCTAGAAAGTGCTGTGCTCCTTCCCACCACAGGAGATTTGCATAAGCCATTCCCTCTATCTGAAATGCACAGCACTCCCTTGTTCTTTCTTAGAGTTTTGACTTAAGCATCACATCCCCAGGGAGGCCACTCAACACCCCCCCCAAAATATAGTCCCTTATGACCGCCTTGAGCTGTACCATGAACCCCTTCTCCACCGCCCTCCTCACAATAGTAATGTTATGTTTATTTGTGATTACTCTTCTTAGCATCTCTTCCCtgatagactgtaagctccatgagggctggGCATGATGCTTCGCTTACATCTGCTGAGCCTGGcgtttgttgaatggatgatgGGAGGATTCTGGAATGTGGAATCTGTCCTCACTTCCCCAGCCCCCACACCTTCCTCCAGACCCCCTGGGGATGGTCCTCCTTGGAGTAGGGGGAAGGGTCCTGGGGAGTCCAGAGCCCTGGGTTCCCAGCTTTTCTCTATCACAACCTCTTCCTTGTGATCTTGAACCAAATAACTGTCTGAGGCTGATGCACATGTTCTTTTCCACCACGATTTCCTCagcctggctcccag from Choloepus didactylus isolate mChoDid1 chromosome 2, mChoDid1.pri, whole genome shotgun sequence encodes the following:
- the LOC119520257 gene encoding LOW QUALITY PROTEIN: ATP synthase membrane subunit DAPIT, mitochondrial-like (The sequence of the model RefSeq protein was modified relative to this genomic sequence to represent the inferred CDS: inserted 1 base in 1 codon; substituted 1 base at 1 genomic stop codon), whose amino-acid sequence is MADPETDAQFQFTGIXKYFSFXTLTGRKNFVLATYGGIALIILYFKLRSKKSPAVRAT